One window of Mesorhizobium sp. PAMC28654 genomic DNA carries:
- a CDS encoding DUF4169 family protein: MGDIVNLRQARKQKARDEKLSAAEQNRALHGRSKAEKQRDRLIAEKAEKFVAGHRREPGDKGSQSVGPKSAPLFSDEPDA; this comes from the coding sequence ATGGGCGACATCGTCAATCTGCGCCAGGCCAGAAAACAGAAGGCGCGGGACGAGAAGCTGAGCGCCGCCGAACAGAACCGGGCATTACACGGCCGTTCCAAGGCGGAGAAACAGCGCGACCGGCTGATCGCCGAAAAGGCCGAAAAGTTCGTCGCCGGCCATCGTCGTGAGCCCGGCGACAAGGGCAGCCAAAGCGTCGGGCCGAAAAGTGCGCCGCTGTTTTCGGACGAACCTGATGCCTAG